In the Terriglobus sp. RCC_193 genome, AGGTGGAGCATGAGCGCATTCTGCTTGGGCCTTCCGGGCTGACACGTACTGGTGCAACCGTGGGCACAGTGGAATACATGTCGCCTGAGCAGGCGCGCGGAGAAGATCTGGATCCTCGCTCGGATCTGTTCTCGCTGGGGGCGGTGTTGTATGAACTGGCTACGGGTGACGTCCCGTTTCGCGGAGCTACCAGCGCGGTAGTGTTCGCGGAACTTCTGGGGTCTGATCCGGTTCCTCCACGTAAGGTCAACACCGAGTTATCGCCGGGGATGGACTCCATCATTCGACGCCTTCTGCAAAAGAAGCGTGAGAGTCGCATTCCTTCTGCAAACGCGCTACTGGAGGAACTGCGAAAACTGAAGGAACCTTCAGTTCCTATTCGGCACAGTAGTTCGAAGCTAATGGCGGCCTCTTCTCGCGCGAGCGCAACTTCTTCAGCACGCGAATTTCATGAATCGGTGTCGCTGTCTGATCCAACGGCCAGGAGCATCCGTGGACACACCCCGTCCGGCAGCAGGCCCTCCGCAGTGCATTCAGCGTCGAATATCTCAGTATCCAGAGATGTGACGCGGGAGCAGGCGCCGGGCTCCACCTCGTCCTATGACCATGAGATCGCAGCCGGAGGTATACGCTGGTGGATTCCGGCCATTGCAGTGGCAGTGATTCTGGCAGCAGTGGGGGCCTTTCTGTTTCTTCGTCAACATGGCGGTTCGGTAGGTGGCCAGGGTGTGGTCAGCACAGGGTTGCAGATCACGCAGTTTGATAACAGCACTGGCGACAATGTTCTGCAGGACGTTCCTGCGGTTGCTATGCAGATTCTGCTGCGCGAGATGCCATCGTTGCACGTGACGGGGTATGCGCCCGCGTTGAATACGGTGGAGATGGATGCGCAGGATATGGCACGGCGCAGCGGTGCGGATGCTTACCTGACCGGCAATATCTCTCGTGACGGCAGCAACTATCACATTCATTCGGAGATCCTGCGCACGTCAGACAACGGAAAGCTTGCAACAGAAGAGGTAGATGCATCCTCCGCCGTGGAGATTCCGAATGCCTTGAGTCACCTTGCTGTGGCGTTGCGTACGCATCTTGGAGAAAGCCCCGAGCAGGCCTCTGCGAACACCGTTTCACTCGCCAGCGAGGCTACGAATTCACTGAATGCGTTGAGCCTTTATGCGCGAGGGATTTCCTATCTCAGAGTTGGACAGACGACGAATGCGATTGACGAACTGAATCGCGCGCTGGCAGATGATCCGGCCTTTGTGCCTGCACGACTTGAGTTGGTGGAAGCGTTACGTGAGTCCGGCGCGGAGACGGAACGTCTGTCTGCTGCAGCCGCGTTGAAAGCATCATCAAGTAAGGGAAGTTCATGCCAGCAGAGCCGCATTGCCTACGAAACAACAGGCACGATGACAGCAGCGATGAGCGCTGCACAGTTCTGGCGAAACCTGTGTAGCCTTCAGCCGGAAGCGCAGGTGGCTATGGCACGTTCACTCCTTGCCGCAGGACGCACCGCAGAGGCTGAAAGCACGGGGATGCGAGCCATTGAACTCGACCGTGTCGGACGCGTGGCTGTGTCTGTGGCAACGGAGACAATGATTGCGCAAGCCCACTACGAGTCAGCCCAGAAAGAGCAGAGCAGGGCCGCAAATTCAAACGCTGCTTCGCCAGGGCTTGCATTGCTCGCAGCGTATCTACGGAACGACCGCGCAGCGGAAACACAATGGGCAGCAGCGGCAGCAGCAGCCAATACCTTCAGCGATGATTGGTACTACCTGACCTACCTAGGGGATCGTGGACGCTTAGCGGAGGCGCACAGTTTTGGCACGGCTGCGATCCAGCGGCTCAGTGCGCAGACACAGGTTGCTTCGTCTGCATTGCTCCTGCTTGCGCGATTGGAAGCCATGGAGGCGATGGCGGGACATTGCCAGAACAAACCACTCTCAGTTGCCGATGCAGGGGATGCAACTAAATTTTTTGCGAGCCTTGCGCAAGCATGGTGCAAGCATTCTGCAAGCGACAATGCCCCAACCGATCCCATGGAACAAACGTTGATCCGAGCAGCGTTGCTGTGGAGCACGGGGGATGCGCAGGGTTCATTAAATCTGTTGCAGGAAGATAAGACCAGCGCTCAATCCACTGTGACTGCGCTGCTTCGGGGCGAGTCACATTTGAAACTCGGGCAACCGGTGTTGGCCATCGGCGATTTCAAGGCTGCACTCACACGGCATGGCGAAGCACTGCTCACGGGAACATTGGCGTATCCCGTGGCACAGGCAGGATTGGCAACTGCCTATCGCACGATGGGGGATGACCCCAACGCGAGCCGCGCAGAAGACGATTTGAAGAAACTTTGGCAGGACGCCGATCCATCCGAACCGCTGCTGCGCGGATCGAAGTAGATTGGATCAGCGCCGTCCGTTTTTCACCGGCGATTTCGTAAGGTTCTCAGCAAGAAACAGGCCAGATTTGTTTGCGCTGACCAGATCGATATCGCCGTCGCCATCGATGTCCACCGCCACTGTCTGAACACCGCCACCCATGCGTCCGCCGTAATCGACGATATGGCGGATCCATTCCACGCCGCCATTCTGCGCGGTTGGAGATACTTTCCGCCACTCATACCAGTAGAGCCCAACGGGTTCGCGCTCGCCAGGATCGCCGCCATTGTGTGCGAAGTATCGCTTGCCAATCACCAGGTCTGGCTGTCCGTCGCCGTTCATGTCTACGAGCTGCGATGCGTGCGCCTGCGACCATGAACTGTCGATCACATGTTGCATCCAGCGGCCATCCGCAGTCTGTTCGTACCACGCCAGGCCATAGTCGTGCGCCATACCGGTTAACAGATCCTTGCGGCCATCGCCATTGATGTCCAGCAGGTGCATATAGCCGAACTGCGCTCCCGCACGTTGCGCAGCCGCGGAAAGCTTCATCTCATCGGCGGGTGTTCCCGAAGGAGGAATGTACTTCCATCCCCAATCGGTTGGGTGGAACTTCCAGTAGCCTTCCGCCCGAACATCCGCCGG is a window encoding:
- a CDS encoding protein kinase, producing MEGHGPRQYGPYVVLEQIGSGGMGAVYRARDRRLERDVAIKVLHRNLEMAGARERFLREARAVSSLNHPNISTIFDIGEQDGDPYLVMEMLHGESLKERLHDGVPVSEEELISIATQAAQALAAAHAKGIVHRDIKPANLFLVDGPPGEPQLKVLDFGLAKVEHERILLGPSGLTRTGATVGTVEYMSPEQARGEDLDPRSDLFSLGAVLYELATGDVPFRGATSAVVFAELLGSDPVPPRKVNTELSPGMDSIIRRLLQKKRESRIPSANALLEELRKLKEPSVPIRHSSSKLMAASSRASATSSAREFHESVSLSDPTARSIRGHTPSGSRPSAVHSASNISVSRDVTREQAPGSTSSYDHEIAAGGIRWWIPAIAVAVILAAVGAFLFLRQHGGSVGGQGVVSTGLQITQFDNSTGDNVLQDVPAVAMQILLREMPSLHVTGYAPALNTVEMDAQDMARRSGADAYLTGNISRDGSNYHIHSEILRTSDNGKLATEEVDASSAVEIPNALSHLAVALRTHLGESPEQASANTVSLASEATNSLNALSLYARGISYLRVGQTTNAIDELNRALADDPAFVPARLELVEALRESGAETERLSAAAALKASSSKGSSCQQSRIAYETTGTMTAAMSAAQFWRNLCSLQPEAQVAMARSLLAAGRTAEAESTGMRAIELDRVGRVAVSVATETMIAQAHYESAQKEQSRAANSNAASPGLALLAAYLRNDRAAETQWAAAAAAANTFSDDWYYLTYLGDRGRLAEAHSFGTAAIQRLSAQTQVASSALLLLARLEAMEAMAGHCQNKPLSVADAGDATKFFASLAQAWCKHSASDNAPTDPMEQTLIRAALLWSTGDAQGSLNLLQEDKTSAQSTVTALLRGESHLKLGQPVLAIGDFKAALTRHGEALLTGTLAYPVAQAGLATAYRTMGDDPNASRAEDDLKKLWQDADPSEPLLRGSK